In Candidatus Berkelbacteria bacterium, the following are encoded in one genomic region:
- the gyrB gene encoding DNA topoisomerase (ATP-hydrolyzing) subunit B: protein MGDQYSAAQITVLEGLEPVRKRPGMYIGGTGIEGLHHLIWEVLDNAIDEAMAGHADLAVIELNADGSVSVEDNGRGIPVDIHPTTKVSALETVLTKLHAGGKFGGGGYKVSGGLHGVGVSVVNALSEWVRAEVFKDGKAYLQEYDRGKPRKAAAQVGESSKNGTKITFMADSQIFPQTNFSRRTVIEHVRQQAYLTKGIRIKIIDRREPDDVPVEDKAYPDNYTFFFKGGIAAYVGHLTRSKKSLIPEPIYVSKTIGDNQIEIALTYVDDYNEHVFTFANNIHTIEGGTHLTGFRAAITRVITDYAKKLAAKDGDVLLIGEDIREGLTAVISVKLPDPEFEGQTKAKLGTPAIRGHVESAVNEGLGRWFEEHPNEARIVVEKIALSAKARLAAKAAREAVVRKGALEGMTLPGKLADCSEKDPAKSELYIVEGDSAGGSAKQGRDRKFQAILPLKGKILNVERARLDRMLSSDEIKALIVALGVGIGEDTNYEKLRYHRVIIMTDADVDGAHIRTLLLTFFFRHYPRIIEEGYLYIAQPPLFGIHYKSKVVYVHSEEERDTEIEQLKKDNKGTLPGLNVQRYKGLGEMNPEQLWETTLNPEHRVLLRVDVKDAEKADEIFSALMGEDVLPRKRFIQNRAASVQNLDI from the coding sequence ATGGGCGATCAATATTCTGCTGCGCAAATTACGGTTCTCGAGGGGTTAGAGCCTGTTCGTAAACGCCCGGGAATGTACATTGGAGGAACCGGAATTGAGGGGCTCCACCATTTGATTTGGGAGGTATTGGACAACGCTATCGACGAAGCAATGGCCGGTCACGCCGACCTGGCTGTTATTGAGCTTAACGCCGATGGGTCTGTATCGGTCGAGGATAACGGTCGCGGTATTCCCGTCGATATTCACCCAACTACTAAAGTCAGCGCTTTAGAAACGGTCCTAACCAAACTTCACGCCGGCGGTAAATTCGGCGGCGGCGGCTATAAAGTTTCCGGTGGTTTACACGGCGTCGGTGTCTCGGTCGTTAACGCTTTAAGCGAGTGGGTTCGCGCCGAAGTTTTCAAAGACGGCAAAGCTTATCTGCAAGAGTATGATCGCGGCAAGCCGCGCAAGGCTGCGGCCCAAGTTGGAGAATCCTCCAAGAATGGCACGAAAATTACTTTCATGGCCGATTCGCAGATATTCCCCCAAACGAATTTTTCTCGTCGGACGGTGATTGAGCACGTTCGCCAGCAAGCTTATTTAACTAAAGGCATCCGAATTAAAATTATTGATCGCCGCGAGCCTGACGACGTGCCTGTCGAAGACAAGGCTTACCCCGATAATTACACTTTCTTTTTCAAAGGCGGCATCGCGGCGTACGTCGGACACTTAACACGCAGCAAGAAGTCGTTAATTCCCGAACCGATTTATGTTTCAAAAACAATCGGCGACAACCAGATTGAAATCGCTCTGACGTATGTGGATGACTACAATGAGCATGTTTTTACTTTCGCTAACAATATTCACACTATTGAAGGCGGTACGCACCTAACCGGTTTTCGTGCTGCCATCACCCGTGTCATTACAGATTACGCCAAAAAACTTGCCGCCAAGGACGGCGATGTTTTGCTAATCGGCGAAGATATCCGCGAAGGTTTGACGGCAGTAATTTCTGTCAAACTCCCCGATCCTGAGTTCGAAGGGCAAACCAAAGCTAAGCTTGGCACGCCGGCAATTAGAGGACACGTCGAATCTGCTGTCAATGAAGGTTTGGGACGATGGTTCGAGGAACATCCGAACGAAGCCCGGATCGTCGTTGAGAAAATCGCTCTCTCCGCCAAGGCGCGTTTAGCGGCTAAGGCTGCTCGCGAGGCCGTTGTCCGCAAAGGCGCCCTGGAAGGCATGACGCTGCCGGGTAAACTTGCCGACTGTTCGGAGAAGGACCCGGCTAAAAGCGAGCTGTATATAGTTGAGGGTGATTCTGCCGGCGGTTCAGCCAAGCAAGGGCGCGATCGTAAGTTTCAAGCAATCTTGCCGCTTAAAGGTAAAATTTTAAACGTTGAGCGTGCTCGCCTCGATCGCATGTTGTCGAGCGACGAGATTAAGGCCTTAATTGTTGCACTTGGCGTTGGCATCGGCGAAGACACTAATTACGAAAAACTGCGCTATCACCGGGTGATTATTATGACCGACGCCGATGTTGACGGGGCGCATATTCGTACCCTACTGCTAACCTTCTTTTTCCGCCATTACCCACGAATCATTGAAGAAGGCTATCTCTATATCGCTCAGCCGCCGCTATTTGGGATTCATTACAAAAGCAAGGTTGTTTACGTCCACTCTGAGGAGGAACGTGATACAGAGATTGAACAACTTAAGAAAGACAATAAAGGCACCCTGCCCGGACTTAATGTCCAGCGGTACAAGGGCTTGGGTGAGATGAATCCGGAGCAGCTATGGGAAACTACCCTAAACCCTGAGCATCGTGTATTGCTCCGTGTTGACGTTAAGGATGCGGAAAAAGCCGACGAAATTTTCTCGGCGTTGATGGGCGAGGACGTTCTGCCGCGTAAGCGATTTATCCAGAACAGAGCGGCTTCAGTTCAAAATTTGGATATCTAA
- the gyrA gene encoding DNA gyrase subunit A, which yields MSDEINPQEEIEETPEESTEDSIPQDEPSAESTDESSEGALLDDYIEEDKPKQTEYGLIKPRSIYNEMSDSYLDYAMSVIVMRALPDVRDGLKPVQRRILYAMSEIGLTANAKHRKSAKIVGEVLGNYHPHGDMAVYDAMVRMAQWWSLRMPLVNGQGNFGSMDGDFPAAPRYTEARLATPAEALLADIDKNTVDFRENYDGTKMEPSVLPTRLPNLLINGSQGIAVGMATNIPPHNLDEIVEALVLLIDKPDTEIDELLTIVKGPDFPTSGIIYNQKDINEALSTGRGRIIIRGRAEIIEDKRRDSIVVTELPYQVNKATFITHIADLVKAKKIEGISDIRDESDRKDGVRVVIELKQGAHANKILNQLYSLTELQTVVHYNMVALIDGIQPRLLNLSDALEEFIAHRIVVVTRRTEYELGIAKDRAHILEGLKIALDHLDEIIALIRKSEDRDAAKAALVSQFKLSERQANAILDMRLSQLANLERQRVYDEYDAIMKLIADLEDILAKPERVRQIVKDELTDLKKKYHQERLTEVRPEPLGELAATDLIPQENVLISLTVGNYVKRLTTDTYKSQLRGGKGVIGMTTREDDAVKEIVYATTHDDVIFFTDWGRAFRIKAYEIPASSRQAKGIALPNIIRISPQEKVTTVLTVKQSDEGHFYFFATKKGTVKRVPVEAFTNVRKSGIAAINLNKGDQLLWVKQTSGSDEIAQITRDGQVIVYNESEVRQMGRGAAGVRGIKLKGDDEVIEMTVLNSDSRSVVVISERGIGKQVDLKEFRNQHRGGSGVRIAKLNDKTGRLADGAVATAEAKDLIISTITGQVIRIGVSSVKKLSRQASGVILIRLNENDRVSSLTVVGEEAEEGNVETAEAVKTSNDASVPTETEVELEPTASEGSVESEEAEK from the coding sequence ATGAGCGACGAAATTAACCCACAAGAAGAAATCGAAGAAACTCCGGAAGAATCAACGGAAGATAGTATTCCCCAAGACGAACCGTCGGCTGAAAGTACTGACGAGAGTAGTGAGGGCGCGCTTCTTGACGATTACATCGAGGAGGACAAACCAAAACAGACGGAATACGGCTTAATTAAGCCACGCTCGATTTATAACGAGATGTCCGACTCTTATCTCGATTACGCTATGAGCGTCATTGTCATGCGCGCTCTGCCAGATGTACGCGACGGCTTAAAACCAGTTCAACGCCGCATTCTTTACGCCATGAGCGAGATCGGACTGACGGCAAACGCCAAGCATCGAAAATCCGCCAAGATCGTCGGTGAAGTTCTAGGTAATTACCACCCGCATGGCGATATGGCTGTCTACGACGCGATGGTCCGTATGGCTCAGTGGTGGAGCCTGCGGATGCCGCTTGTTAATGGCCAAGGAAACTTTGGTTCGATGGACGGCGATTTCCCCGCAGCCCCGCGTTACACCGAAGCACGTTTAGCGACGCCTGCCGAAGCGCTGCTAGCAGATATCGATAAGAACACGGTTGATTTTCGGGAGAACTACGACGGCACTAAAATGGAGCCGAGCGTTCTTCCGACACGGCTGCCAAACCTCCTTATTAACGGTTCGCAAGGTATCGCTGTCGGTATGGCCACCAACATCCCGCCTCACAATCTCGACGAAATCGTCGAAGCACTAGTTTTATTAATTGATAAGCCAGACACGGAAATTGATGAGCTTCTAACGATCGTCAAAGGCCCGGACTTTCCAACATCAGGGATAATCTACAACCAAAAAGACATAAACGAAGCGCTCTCCACAGGACGAGGTCGTATTATAATTCGCGGCCGAGCTGAAATTATAGAAGATAAACGCCGCGACTCAATTGTCGTTACCGAGTTGCCATATCAAGTGAACAAGGCCACCTTCATTACCCATATTGCCGATCTAGTTAAAGCGAAGAAGATCGAAGGTATCAGCGATATTCGCGACGAGTCAGACCGAAAAGACGGTGTACGAGTAGTAATTGAGCTAAAACAGGGTGCTCACGCTAATAAAATCTTAAACCAGCTCTACAGCCTGACCGAGCTGCAGACTGTTGTGCACTACAACATGGTGGCTCTAATCGACGGCATTCAGCCTCGCTTACTCAATCTGAGCGACGCCCTTGAGGAATTTATCGCCCACCGAATAGTTGTTGTCACCCGTCGTACCGAGTACGAGCTCGGCATTGCTAAGGATCGAGCCCATATTTTAGAAGGTCTAAAGATTGCTCTCGACCATCTCGACGAAATTATTGCCCTAATCCGTAAATCAGAAGATCGCGACGCCGCTAAGGCAGCGCTTGTGTCTCAATTTAAACTCAGTGAGCGTCAGGCCAACGCCATTCTGGATATGCGTTTGTCGCAACTTGCGAATCTGGAACGACAACGAGTTTACGATGAGTATGACGCAATCATGAAACTGATCGCCGACTTGGAAGACATCCTTGCTAAGCCCGAGCGCGTTCGTCAGATCGTCAAGGACGAATTGACGGATCTCAAGAAAAAGTACCACCAAGAACGCCTGACCGAAGTACGACCGGAACCACTTGGCGAATTGGCGGCAACTGACTTAATTCCGCAGGAAAATGTTCTTATTAGTCTAACGGTCGGTAATTATGTCAAAAGGTTGACTACCGATACTTATAAATCGCAATTACGTGGCGGTAAGGGTGTAATAGGTATGACGACCCGGGAAGATGACGCTGTTAAAGAAATTGTTTATGCCACAACCCATGACGACGTAATCTTCTTTACAGACTGGGGTCGTGCCTTCCGTATTAAAGCGTACGAGATTCCTGCTTCCAGCCGACAAGCCAAGGGCATAGCCTTGCCGAACATTATCCGCATCTCACCGCAAGAAAAAGTTACGACGGTGCTGACTGTCAAACAATCTGACGAAGGGCATTTCTACTTTTTCGCCACCAAGAAAGGTACCGTCAAACGTGTCCCGGTGGAAGCGTTCACAAACGTTCGCAAAAGCGGCATTGCAGCCATTAATTTAAATAAAGGCGACCAGCTACTTTGGGTAAAACAGACCTCCGGCTCCGATGAAATTGCTCAAATTACGCGTGACGGTCAAGTTATCGTTTATAACGAATCCGAAGTTCGCCAGATGGGCCGTGGCGCAGCCGGTGTGCGCGGCATTAAACTTAAAGGTGACGACGAAGTGATCGAGATGACTGTCCTAAATAGCGACTCACGCTCTGTAGTAGTTATTTCCGAACGTGGCATTGGTAAACAAGTCGATCTCAAAGAGTTCCGCAACCAGCACCGTGGCGGTAGTGGCGTACGCATAGCCAAGTTGAATGACAAAACGGGTCGTCTAGCCGACGGGGCTGTTGCGACCGCCGAGGCCAAAGATTTAATTATTAGTACTATTACTGGCCAAGTCATTCGAATCGGCGTTTCTTCAGTCAAGAAGCTTTCCCGTCAGGCCTCCGGCGTTATACTAATTCGTCTTAATGAAAACGATCGCGTTAGCTCCCTAACCGTCGTTGGCGAAGAAGCTGAGGAGGGCAACGTCGAGACTGCCGAAGCAGTAAAAACGAGTAACGACGCTTCAGTTCCGACCGAAACCGAGGTAGAATTAGAGCCGACTGCTTCTGAGGGCTCTGTTGAGAGCGAGGAAGCGGAAAAGTAA
- a CDS encoding translation initiation factor IF-2, with product MTDTKLLHLPETVSVRTLASQLNVEPTAVIGKLIANGVMAHINQNLDYDTAALLAEEFGFTTEPEVKTAAQITKSIDTKNAEARAPIVTIMGHVDHGKTSLLDYIRSTNVAAGESGGITQNISAYQIDFTTSDKQTRKITFIDTPGHEAFSALRAHGASITDLVVLVVAADDGVKPQTIEAINHAKLAGVPIIVAINKTDVGKANIERVKQQLAEHELIPEEWGGKTVMTPLSAKTGDGVDNLLELIILTTDLLELKADASLNPEGIVLEANLDKQVGPIATVLIYNGTLHTGQVLVVGKTYGRIRSLEDDRGRKLPSAGPAQPVVITGLKDVPTFGDRIEAVPNEKVAKTMTQSGSKTGSKTAGDSNNSFRIVLKVDVGGSLAALEDSIHKLKIKDATVEILSAGIGQINENDINLAKASGAAVISFRSAPLKRVLDLAEKDGVPVKEFWIIYEVIDFLKDKLTEIATPTYVTIEVGRLKVLEVFSAKGPNAIAGGEVTEGEVSKNKDVVIFREKEEVGKGKVISVKMGKVDVDKAEKGAQCGMSLEQLSAPVEKGDVLVFSETKEE from the coding sequence ATGACTGATACAAAATTACTACATTTACCCGAAACAGTTTCGGTCCGGACACTTGCAAGCCAACTTAACGTTGAGCCGACTGCCGTAATCGGCAAATTAATTGCCAACGGCGTGATGGCGCATATTAACCAGAACCTCGATTACGATACCGCCGCACTGTTGGCGGAAGAGTTTGGTTTCACGACTGAACCAGAGGTAAAAACTGCCGCGCAAATTACAAAATCAATTGACACCAAAAATGCCGAAGCCCGCGCGCCAATTGTGACGATCATGGGCCATGTTGATCACGGTAAAACGAGCTTACTTGACTATATCCGCTCAACAAACGTTGCGGCCGGAGAATCCGGTGGAATTACGCAAAATATTTCCGCCTACCAGATAGACTTCACAACCAGCGACAAACAAACAAGAAAAATTACTTTTATCGATACGCCTGGGCATGAGGCTTTCTCGGCCTTACGGGCGCACGGCGCGAGCATCACCGATTTGGTTGTGTTGGTAGTGGCGGCTGATGACGGCGTAAAACCGCAAACCATTGAAGCAATTAATCACGCTAAACTCGCCGGTGTGCCAATTATTGTCGCTATTAACAAAACTGACGTGGGCAAAGCAAACATCGAACGGGTCAAGCAACAGCTCGCGGAGCACGAACTAATTCCTGAAGAATGGGGCGGCAAGACTGTCATGACGCCGCTAAGCGCGAAGACCGGTGACGGCGTAGACAATCTTCTCGAACTCATCATCCTAACTACTGACTTACTTGAATTGAAGGCAGACGCCAGCCTAAATCCTGAGGGAATCGTTTTAGAGGCCAACCTTGATAAGCAAGTTGGACCGATCGCTACGGTCCTCATATATAACGGCACACTCCACACTGGCCAAGTGCTCGTTGTCGGCAAGACCTATGGACGGATTCGCTCATTGGAAGACGACCGCGGCCGCAAACTACCTTCGGCAGGACCGGCTCAACCGGTAGTTATAACGGGCCTTAAAGATGTCCCGACGTTTGGTGACCGAATCGAAGCAGTGCCAAACGAAAAAGTGGCCAAAACCATGACGCAATCGGGCAGTAAAACAGGCTCCAAGACCGCTGGTGACTCGAATAACTCCTTCCGGATCGTTTTGAAAGTTGATGTCGGCGGATCACTGGCCGCGCTCGAGGACTCGATTCACAAATTAAAAATAAAAGACGCAACCGTTGAGATCCTTAGTGCCGGAATCGGGCAGATTAATGAGAATGATATTAACCTTGCCAAGGCCTCTGGTGCTGCGGTAATTTCTTTCCGCTCAGCGCCTCTTAAGCGAGTCTTGGACTTAGCGGAAAAAGACGGCGTGCCAGTCAAGGAATTTTGGATCATTTACGAAGTTATTGATTTTCTTAAAGATAAGCTAACCGAAATTGCTACCCCAACTTACGTCACTATCGAAGTCGGCCGCCTGAAAGTGCTCGAAGTCTTCTCCGCCAAGGGGCCGAACGCCATCGCTGGTGGTGAGGTAACGGAAGGCGAAGTCTCAAAGAACAAAGATGTTGTCATCTTCCGAGAAAAAGAAGAAGTCGGTAAAGGCAAAGTGATTAGCGTTAAAATGGGCAAAGTGGATGTCGATAAAGCCGAAAAAGGTGCGCAGTGCGGTATGAGCCTTGAGCAATTATCAGCTCCAGTTGAAAAGGGTGACGTCTTGGTGTTTTCCGAGACAAAAGAAGAGTAA
- a CDS encoding NUDIX domain-containing protein: protein MPHIHDLIDFTVEAFVVHKNKVLLRKHDKYNMWLSVGGHIELDEDPNQAALREVKEEVGLDVKIIGEAINIPENGPEYMELIPPLFLNRHRINPNHEHVTLVYFATSDSDKLNLTDGEEKSDDCRWFTQSELKELEGLRPSVKAQALLALQRLATN from the coding sequence ATGCCACACATTCACGATCTGATCGATTTCACGGTCGAGGCGTTTGTGGTTCATAAAAACAAGGTGCTGCTGCGGAAGCACGACAAGTACAATATGTGGCTTTCGGTCGGTGGGCATATTGAGCTAGATGAAGACCCGAACCAAGCCGCGCTCAGAGAAGTCAAAGAAGAGGTTGGGCTCGACGTTAAGATTATTGGTGAAGCGATCAATATTCCAGAGAATGGGCCCGAATATATGGAACTAATCCCGCCGCTATTTCTGAATCGTCACCGAATTAACCCTAATCACGAGCATGTCACGCTTGTTTACTTTGCCACTAGCGACTCTGACAAGCTGAATTTAACTGACGGGGAAGAAAAAAGTGACGACTGTCGGTGGTTTACGCAGAGTGAGCTAAAGGAGCTCGAGGGTCTCCGGCCGTCAGTCAAGGCTCAGGCGTTACTTGCCCTGCAAAGACTAGCGACAAATTAA
- the obgE gene encoding GTPase ObgE encodes MLVDQVEVELKAGRGGDGVVSWRREKFVPKGGPDGGDGGRGGDVILRSSENMDTLSSFRFKKVFQAENGERGASKRKTGAGGDDLELLVPVGTTVTDIATGQVLKDFTQNNERFRVAKGGIGGLGNIHFVSATHQRPMESTPGKPGETRQVKLELKLIADIALVGEPNAGKSSILKALTGAEVRIGDYAFSTTQPVLGVMKLGKLNLTLVDLPGLLSGAHQGRGLGDKFLQHATRVKALLHVVDATVDIPGSLLMIEQELNQYAQALVDKPRYLVINKTDLLNDADLKKVKKTYTKAILTSTVTNRGLDTLRHLLSELDINP; translated from the coding sequence ATGCTAGTTGATCAAGTAGAAGTTGAACTCAAAGCGGGACGTGGTGGTGACGGCGTTGTTTCGTGGCGCCGAGAAAAATTCGTCCCGAAGGGTGGTCCCGACGGCGGCGATGGCGGGCGCGGGGGCGATGTAATACTCCGCTCGTCCGAGAACATGGACACTCTAAGCTCATTTAGATTTAAAAAAGTTTTTCAGGCCGAGAATGGTGAGCGCGGTGCGAGTAAGCGTAAAACCGGCGCCGGCGGTGATGATCTAGAGCTTTTGGTGCCGGTTGGTACAACAGTCACCGACATTGCGACAGGCCAGGTACTCAAGGACTTTACGCAAAACAACGAGCGATTCCGGGTTGCTAAAGGCGGGATCGGCGGCTTAGGTAATATTCACTTTGTTAGCGCTACCCATCAACGGCCAATGGAATCTACTCCGGGCAAGCCAGGCGAGACGCGCCAGGTAAAGCTAGAACTAAAACTTATTGCCGATATTGCCTTAGTCGGAGAGCCAAACGCCGGTAAATCCTCAATTTTGAAGGCGCTAACTGGCGCCGAGGTGCGCATAGGTGATTACGCCTTCTCAACTACCCAACCAGTTTTGGGAGTCATGAAACTCGGTAAGCTAAACTTAACCCTAGTTGATCTGCCCGGACTTCTTTCAGGCGCTCATCAGGGTAGGGGATTGGGTGACAAGTTTTTACAACACGCCACCAGGGTTAAGGCCCTGTTACATGTGGTTGACGCGACGGTTGATATACCGGGATCCCTCCTGATGATTGAACAAGAACTCAATCAATATGCCCAGGCGCTAGTCGATAAACCCCGCTACCTGGTGATTAACAAAACCGATCTTCTGAACGACGCTGATTTAAAAAAGGTAAAAAAGACTTATACGAAGGCGATACTCACCAGTACAGTCACTAACCGCGGTTTGGATACTTTGCGTCATTTACTCTCTGAATTAGACATTAACCCTTGA